In one Achromobacter spanius genomic region, the following are encoded:
- a CDS encoding ABC transporter ATP-binding protein, which translates to MSALLEVSSLRAGYGRMEVLRGVDLTVSEGEIVVLLGSNGAGKSTLNNTVCGLFKPWGGSVRFDGQDLTGRHYRDVVKAGLIQVPEGRRIFPNLSVRENLELGSFTRAREHRAANLDRVLDIFPRLRERLAQVAGTMSGGEQQMLAIGRGLMAEPRLLILDEPSLGLSPLMVEELFGLIQRLHADGLAILLVEQNVGQSLETGQRAYVMENGAIRYSGPCAQLMASDDVRRAYLGM; encoded by the coding sequence ATGAGCGCGCTGCTTGAAGTCTCCAGCCTGCGGGCGGGCTACGGGCGCATGGAAGTGCTGCGCGGCGTGGACCTGACCGTGAGCGAAGGTGAAATCGTCGTGCTGCTGGGCAGCAACGGCGCGGGCAAGTCCACCTTGAACAACACCGTGTGCGGGCTGTTCAAGCCCTGGGGCGGGTCGGTGCGCTTTGACGGGCAGGACCTGACGGGGCGGCACTACCGCGACGTGGTCAAGGCCGGCCTGATCCAGGTGCCCGAAGGCCGCCGCATCTTCCCGAACCTTAGCGTGCGCGAAAACCTGGAGCTGGGCTCGTTCACCCGGGCGCGCGAGCACCGCGCGGCCAACCTGGACCGCGTGCTGGACATCTTTCCGCGCCTGCGTGAACGGCTGGCGCAAGTGGCCGGCACCATGTCGGGCGGCGAACAGCAGATGCTGGCGATAGGGCGGGGCTTGATGGCCGAGCCCCGGCTGCTGATCCTGGATGAACCGTCGCTGGGCTTGTCGCCCTTGATGGTGGAAGAACTGTTTGGCCTGATCCAGCGCCTGCACGCCGACGGCTTGGCGATTTTGCTGGTTGAGCAGAACGTCGGCCAGTCGCTGGAAACGGGGCAGCGCGCTTACGTGATGGAAAACGGCGCCATCCGCTATAGCGGGCCGTGCGCGCAACTGATGGCCAGCGACGACGTGCGCCGCGCGTATCTGGGGATGTAG
- a CDS encoding 3-isopropylmalate dehydratase large subunit, translating to MPPQTLAQKLIAAACGRASVEQGEIVTCGVDLAMFHDSSGPRRLQPMLEELGASLWDPKKIVLVIDHYVPESDDESRRIVRIARDWAAGQQLPNVYDSVGICHVVVPQHGHIRPGMFCVGGDSHSPTGGAFGAYMFGIGSTEMLGVAVTGKIWVKVPQTLMMRWNGRLAAGVTAKDMMLHMIGRYGMNGGRYQAVEFCGEAVRALPMQERMTLSNMSAELGSQVGLIAPDETTAAYLRAAGVTDTLDLARWQSDAGADAEWHDFDAASLAPQVAAPHSPANARDVDQYRDVPVQVAYIGACTGAKLEDLRAAASVLRGRRLAQGMRLMVAPASRLDQQQAEQEGVMQVLQDAGAQVLATSCGACAGYGGSIPDDASVISTTARNFKGRMGSETAQVYLASPYTVAASAVAGRIADPREVMA from the coding sequence ATTCCGCCACAAACCCTGGCCCAGAAGCTGATCGCCGCCGCCTGTGGCCGCGCCTCGGTCGAGCAGGGCGAGATCGTGACCTGTGGCGTGGACCTGGCGATGTTCCATGATTCCAGCGGCCCGCGGCGCTTGCAGCCCATGCTGGAAGAATTGGGCGCATCGCTGTGGGACCCGAAAAAGATCGTGCTGGTCATCGACCACTACGTGCCCGAATCTGATGATGAATCGCGCCGCATCGTGCGCATTGCGCGCGACTGGGCGGCGGGGCAGCAACTGCCCAACGTGTATGACTCGGTCGGCATCTGCCACGTCGTCGTCCCCCAACACGGCCATATCCGCCCCGGCATGTTCTGCGTGGGCGGAGATTCGCATTCGCCCACAGGCGGCGCGTTCGGCGCGTACATGTTCGGCATTGGCAGCACCGAAATGCTGGGCGTGGCCGTCACCGGCAAGATCTGGGTCAAGGTGCCGCAGACGCTGATGATGCGCTGGAACGGCCGGCTGGCCGCTGGTGTGACCGCCAAGGACATGATGCTGCACATGATCGGCCGCTACGGCATGAATGGCGGGCGCTACCAGGCCGTGGAATTCTGCGGCGAGGCCGTGCGCGCGCTGCCCATGCAGGAACGCATGACCTTGTCGAACATGAGCGCCGAACTGGGCTCGCAGGTGGGCCTGATTGCGCCTGACGAAACCACCGCCGCCTATCTGCGCGCGGCGGGCGTGACCGATACGCTGGACCTGGCCCGCTGGCAAAGCGATGCCGGGGCAGACGCCGAATGGCACGACTTCGACGCCGCCTCGCTGGCGCCGCAGGTGGCCGCGCCCCACAGCCCGGCCAATGCGCGCGACGTGGACCAGTACCGTGATGTGCCGGTGCAGGTGGCTTACATCGGCGCCTGCACCGGCGCCAAGCTGGAGGACCTGCGCGCGGCGGCCAGCGTATTGCGCGGGCGTCGGTTGGCACAGGGCATGCGCCTGATGGTCGCGCCGGCCAGCCGCCTGGACCAGCAACAGGCGGAACAGGAAGGGGTGATGCAGGTGCTGCAAGACGCCGGCGCCCAGGTGCTGGCCACCTCTTGCGGGGCCTGTGCCGGTTATGGCGGATCCATTCCCGACGACGCCAGCGTCATCTCCACCACCGCGCGCAACTTCAAGGGCCGCATGGGGTCCGAGACGGCGCAGGTCTATCTGGCCTCGCCCTACACCGTGGCGGCGTCGGCCGTGGCCGGCCGCATCGCAGACCCGCGCGAGGTGATGGCATGA
- a CDS encoding 3-isopropylmalate dehydratase: MTDRIAAFPTATHSTATHRVWRVGADIDTDALAPGAYMKFGIDEIARHCLQRVRPEFAGQVQPGDVLVAGPNFGIGSSREQAASALVRLGVAAVIAPSFNGLYFRNAFNVGLLLLTCPQADALAEGERITLDPESGRIGRAAGTDPSELHCETVPTFLMDMVRAGGLLNLLKQRQTS, encoded by the coding sequence ATGACGGACCGGATTGCAGCATTCCCCACCGCAACCCATTCCACCGCCACCCATCGCGTCTGGCGCGTGGGGGCCGACATCGACACCGACGCGCTGGCGCCGGGCGCCTACATGAAGTTCGGCATCGACGAGATCGCGCGCCATTGCCTGCAACGGGTCCGCCCGGAATTCGCGGGGCAGGTGCAGCCGGGCGACGTCCTGGTGGCTGGGCCGAATTTCGGCATCGGCTCGTCGCGCGAGCAGGCGGCGTCGGCGCTGGTGCGCCTGGGCGTGGCCGCCGTGATCGCGCCATCCTTCAACGGCCTGTACTTTCGCAACGCCTTCAACGTGGGCCTGCTGCTCTTGACCTGCCCGCAGGCGGACGCGTTGGCGGAAGGCGAGCGCATCACCCTGGACCCCGAGTCTGGTCGCATCGGCCGCGCGGCCGGTACCGACCCGTCTGAACTGCATTGCGAAACCGTACCCACCTTCCTGATGGACATGGTGCGGGCCGGCGGACTGCTGAATCTGCTGAAACAGCGCCAAACCTCTTAG